A single window of Clostridia bacterium DNA harbors:
- a CDS encoding bifunctional (p)ppGpp synthetase/guanosine-3',5'-bis(diphosphate) 3'-pyrophosphohydrolase, translating into MTKKSLTEQEFLDKVDAVYTAEEASLIRKAYFFAKEKHTGQKRKSGEDYIIHPMAVAEIVIQMGMDVATVEAALLHDVLEDTPCTHDEMKAEFGEEVVFLVEGVTKLAKINFSGKQQAQAENLRKMLLAMCHDLRVVILKLADRLHNMRTLANVEPEKQIETAQETLDVYAPLAARLGIMQIKSELEDLCMRYLYPVEYNRLREVIASKKNERDAFVTRMIAQLDAALKETDLKYEINGRSKHFYSIYRKMQRLQCGIDEIYDLVALRVIVDGEPSRCYDVLGIVHNLWKPLLGRFKDYISTPKPNNYQSLHTTVLAPGGAPFEVQIRTKEMHRIAEYGVAAHWKYKDGKTDNTLDKKIEWIRKVMEAEADVKDSRELMDTMKSDIFSDEVFVFTPKGDVIVLPAGSTIVDFAYAIHSKVGERCSGGKVNSRMVPLSTQLQTGDIVEVITNGKGPSRDWLKFVKSSSTRSRIRGYFKRNMREENIAIGKQMLELECRHRGYNPKDLLVPEWMQNISRRFALQDVDDVYAAIGYGELTNGQVVQKLIAMYREEQEKEKELPQEAAEVNPRFTQAKPSDGAILINGQSGMLVRLGRCCSPVPGDRIVGYTSRGRGISVHRVDCINVRSVEKERLLPAEWAGVAAGKFQVSLCIIAVDRPQLVGDVCGVINTMSSAVTLTSLGAGIDKRKGNAVINLTVQVDSTDTLAALKNKFLQVRGVIGVDRKVN; encoded by the coding sequence ATGACGAAAAAGAGTTTGACCGAACAAGAATTTTTGGACAAAGTGGACGCCGTATATACGGCGGAAGAAGCCTCGCTCATTCGCAAGGCCTATTTCTTTGCCAAGGAAAAGCACACGGGACAAAAGCGCAAATCGGGCGAGGACTATATCATTCACCCCATGGCGGTGGCCGAAATCGTCATTCAAATGGGTATGGACGTGGCCACGGTGGAAGCGGCCCTATTGCACGACGTCTTGGAAGACACGCCCTGCACGCACGACGAAATGAAAGCCGAGTTCGGCGAGGAAGTTGTGTTTTTGGTGGAAGGAGTGACCAAGTTGGCCAAAATCAACTTTTCGGGCAAACAGCAGGCGCAAGCCGAAAACCTGCGCAAGATGCTGTTGGCCATGTGCCACGACCTGCGCGTCGTCATTCTCAAATTGGCCGACCGACTGCACAATATGCGCACCCTCGCCAACGTGGAGCCCGAGAAGCAGATCGAAACCGCGCAGGAGACCTTGGACGTGTACGCGCCCCTCGCCGCGAGATTGGGCATCATGCAGATCAAGAGCGAACTCGAAGACCTGTGTATGCGCTACCTCTATCCCGTCGAATACAATCGTCTGCGCGAAGTGATCGCGTCCAAAAAGAACGAGCGCGACGCCTTCGTGACCAGAATGATCGCGCAGTTGGACGCGGCGCTCAAAGAGACCGATCTGAAATACGAAATCAACGGCCGCAGCAAGCACTTCTACAGCATTTATCGCAAAATGCAACGGTTGCAATGCGGCATCGACGAGATATACGACTTGGTGGCCCTGCGGGTGATCGTGGACGGCGAGCCGAGCCGTTGCTACGACGTGTTGGGCATCGTGCACAACCTGTGGAAGCCCCTTTTGGGCCGCTTCAAGGACTATATTTCCACCCCCAAACCCAACAACTACCAAAGTCTGCACACCACCGTGCTGGCCCCCGGCGGCGCACCCTTCGAGGTGCAGATCCGCACCAAAGAAATGCACCGCATCGCCGAATACGGCGTGGCCGCGCATTGGAAATACAAGGACGGCAAGACGGACAACACCCTCGATAAAAAAATCGAGTGGATACGCAAGGTGATGGAGGCCGAAGCGGACGTCAAGGACAGCCGCGAGTTGATGGATACCATGAAGTCGGACATCTTCTCGGACGAAGTGTTCGTCTTCACGCCCAAGGGCGACGTCATCGTGCTGCCCGCGGGCAGTACCATCGTGGACTTCGCCTACGCCATTCACTCCAAAGTGGGCGAGCGTTGCTCGGGCGGCAAGGTCAACTCGCGTATGGTGCCTCTGTCTACGCAGTTGCAGACAGGCGACATCGTAGAGGTCATCACCAACGGCAAAGGCCCCTCCAGGGATTGGCTGAAATTTGTCAAGAGCAGTTCTACCCGCAGTCGTATCCGCGGCTATTTCAAGCGCAATATGCGCGAGGAAAATATCGCCATCGGCAAGCAGATGCTCGAGTTGGAGTGCCGCCATCGCGGCTACAATCCCAAAGACCTCTTGGTGCCCGAATGGATGCAGAATATCAGTCGGCGTTTCGCCTTGCAGGACGTGGACGACGTGTACGCCGCCATCGGCTACGGCGAATTGACCAACGGCCAAGTGGTGCAAAAACTCATCGCGATGTACCGCGAGGAGCAAGAGAAAGAAAAGGAGTTGCCGCAAGAAGCCGCCGAGGTCAATCCGCGCTTCACGCAAGCCAAGCCCTCGGACGGAGCCATTCTCATCAACGGCCAGTCGGGTATGCTGGTGCGCTTGGGACGGTGCTGTTCGCCCGTGCCGGGCGACCGTATCGTGGGCTATACGTCCCGCGGCAGGGGCATCAGCGTGCACCGCGTGGATTGCATCAACGTCCGCAGCGTAGAGAAAGAACGCCTTTTGCCCGCCGAATGGGCGGGCGTAGCGGCGGGCAAATTCCAAGTGTCGCTGTGCATCATCGCCGTGGATAGGCCGCAACTCGTGGGGGACGTATGTGGGGTAATCAATACCATGAGCAGCGCCGTCACCCTCACGTCGCTGGGCGCGGGCATCGACAAGCGCAAGGGAAACGCCGTCATCAATTTGACGGTGCAGGTGGACAGCACGGACACTTTGGCGGCCCTCAAAAACAAGTTTTTGCAGGTGCGCGGTGTCATTGGCGTAGATCGCAAGGTAAACTGA